In the Helicoverpa armigera isolate CAAS_96S chromosome 15, ASM3070526v1, whole genome shotgun sequence genome, one interval contains:
- the LOC110371273 gene encoding heat shock protein 67B1 → MEFPRICPARWLSDDGFGMCGRRDYLCPFYDMHSNYFRPWKMYDSQSVSKEFGSTIENEKGNYKITLDVQHFRPSDISVKVTDTEIIVEGKHEDRPDAHGFISRQFRRRYPLPSNCPPENVTSSMSSDGVLTIISEKISKGVEKIVPIKMCGTIPKKTQIETKTTSEVMQNSIKENNKDIEDKACSLNKTQILHKEEHSRLLKPELLKEAISDTNGEKMSSKQVIEITSTTPEKKATPDIGATSNKIEETIAKSIMGLSELTEQLGQRSLASTSDSCAMKSSTNSSKTLIEESSSSYKSSSTMCSTIKTSGKIGEYVSDIISAELKEAAENV, encoded by the coding sequence ATGGAGTTTCCACGCATCTGCCCCGCTCGGTGGCTATCAGACGATGGCTTCGGCATGTGCGGAAGACGGGACTACCTGTGCCCCTTCTACGACATGCATTCGAACTATTTTCGACCTTGGAAAATGTACGATAGCCAAAGCGTTTCCAAGGAATTCGGATCTACAATAGAAAACGAGAAAGGTAACTATAAAATAACTCTGGATGTACAACATTTTCGCCCAAGCGATATCAGCGTGAAAGTGACGGATACCGAAATTATAGTGGAAGGGAAACACGAGGATAGACCTGACGCGCACGGATTTATCTCGAGACAGTTTAGAAGACGGTATCCCCTACCAAGTAACTGTCCCCCAGAGAACGTCACTTCCTCAATGTCTTCAGATGGTGTTCTCACCATCATTTCTGAGAAGATATCTAAGGGCGTAGAAAAAATTGTACCAATCAAGATGTGCGGAACGATTCCTAAGAAAACCCAAATCGAGACTAAAACGACTTCAGAAGTTATGCAAAATTCTATCAAGGAAAATAATAAGGATATCGAAGACAAGGCCTGTAgcttaaataaaactcaaataTTACACAAAGAAGAGCACAGTCGTCTCCTGAAACCTGAACTACTTAAGGAAGCAATATCCGATACGAATGGTGAGAAAATGTCGTCTAAACAAGTTATTGAAATCACGAGCACAACACCTGAAAAGAAAGCCACTCCGGACATCGGCGCCACATCCAACAAAATTGAGGAAACCATAGCTAAGTCGATAATGGGGTTGTCGGAATTGACTGAACAGTTAGGACAAAGAAGTTTGGCATCAACTTCGGATTCCTGTGCAATGAAAAGCTCGACTAATTCGTCAAAGACACTGATTGAAGAGAGTTCGTCATCGTACAAGTCATCATCAACAATGTGCTCAACAATAAAGACCAGTGGGAAGATCGGTGAATATGTTAGTGACATCATCAGTGCTGAATTGAAAGAGGCTgctgaaaatgtataa
- the LOC110371265 gene encoding DNA replication complex GINS protein PSF3 isoform X2, translated as MDKKKKKIKRAPKDHGFLDPSAADDDLKAGTNVEIPLWLAESLHARRPPLVSVELPKIYKDSYREILNADACTVDMHKLSQYFYEFGCYIAKHDIKGEVTSTLINTFRQRFRMLLSASVSTDSVGAIQPLSVSERLQAAEAASMERALAGWLQRGDSVLTTANMVANHRKRKRAEMEML; from the exons atggacaaaaaaaaaaaaaaaatcaaaagagcGCCAAAAGATCACG GATTCCTAGATCCCTCCGCAGCAGATGATGACTTAAAAGCTGGAACTAATGTAGAAATACCTTTGTGGTTAGCCGAATCTTTACATGCTAGACGACCACCTTTAGTGTCAGTGGAATTGCCTAAAATTTATAAGGATTCCTATAGAGAGATATTAAACGCTGACGCCTGTACTGTAGATATGCACAAattaagtcaatatttttatgagtttgGATGCTACATTGCTAAGCATGATATTAAAGGTGAAGTGACATCTACCCTTATCAAT ACATTTAGACAAAGGTTCAGAATGTTGCTGTCTGCCAGTGTTTCCACAGACTCTGTGGGGGCCATACAACCCTTGTCCGTGAGTGAACGGCTCCAGGCTGCTGAAGCTGCCAGTATGGAGAGGGCTCTAGCTGGCTGGCTGCAGAGAGGAGACAGTGTACTCACTACTGCTAATATGGTTGCCAACCACCGCAAAAGGAAACGGGCTGAAATGGAAATGCTGTAG
- the LOC110371265 gene encoding DNA replication complex GINS protein PSF3 isoform X1: MENSSYLSISDILVTNEKIPCKFLHDLPKMGFLDPSAADDDLKAGTNVEIPLWLAESLHARRPPLVSVELPKIYKDSYREILNADACTVDMHKLSQYFYEFGCYIAKHDIKGEVTSTLINTFRQRFRMLLSASVSTDSVGAIQPLSVSERLQAAEAASMERALAGWLQRGDSVLTTANMVANHRKRKRAEMEML; this comes from the exons ATGGAGAATAGTAGTTATTTATCTATATCTGATATTTTAGTAACAAATGAGAAAATTCCTTGTAAATTTTTACACGATTTACCAAAAATGG GATTCCTAGATCCCTCCGCAGCAGATGATGACTTAAAAGCTGGAACTAATGTAGAAATACCTTTGTGGTTAGCCGAATCTTTACATGCTAGACGACCACCTTTAGTGTCAGTGGAATTGCCTAAAATTTATAAGGATTCCTATAGAGAGATATTAAACGCTGACGCCTGTACTGTAGATATGCACAAattaagtcaatatttttatgagtttgGATGCTACATTGCTAAGCATGATATTAAAGGTGAAGTGACATCTACCCTTATCAAT ACATTTAGACAAAGGTTCAGAATGTTGCTGTCTGCCAGTGTTTCCACAGACTCTGTGGGGGCCATACAACCCTTGTCCGTGAGTGAACGGCTCCAGGCTGCTGAAGCTGCCAGTATGGAGAGGGCTCTAGCTGGCTGGCTGCAGAGAGGAGACAGTGTACTCACTACTGCTAATATGGTTGCCAACCACCGCAAAAGGAAACGGGCTGAAATGGAAATGCTGTAG